In Deferribacter desulfuricans SSM1, the following are encoded in one genomic region:
- a CDS encoding ferritin-like domain-containing protein, translated as MSEITLKEALEDALHKEQMAYEFYMQLHDMLKDLGAKAIIKELASEEVKHKEMIEEAIKTGKIEHIGMETKYYSSDLGISKMVLPQVITDDMSVQDVLRIAMKHEDNSRVFYEKLAEKFAGSEAEEFFRRMAVEEATHRNKIQNIYDDIVYNEN; from the coding sequence ATGAGTGAAATTACACTTAAAGAAGCTCTTGAGGATGCATTGCACAAAGAGCAGATGGCATATGAATTTTATATGCAACTTCATGATATGCTGAAAGATCTTGGTGCAAAGGCTATTATTAAAGAGCTTGCTAGTGAGGAAGTAAAACATAAAGAGATGATTGAAGAAGCTATTAAGACTGGTAAAATTGAGCATATAGGAATGGAAACAAAATATTATTCATCTGATTTAGGTATATCAAAAATGGTGCTACCACAGGTTATTACTGATGATATGTCAGTGCAGGATGTTTTAAGAATTGCTATGAAACATGAAGACAATTCACGAGTGTTTTATGAAAAATTAGCTGAAAAGTTTGCAGGTTCAGAAGCTGAAGAATTTTTCAGAAGGATGGCTGTAGAAGAAGCCACACATAGAAACAAAATTCAAAATATCTATGATGATATAGTTTATAATGAAAATTAG
- a CDS encoding NADH-quinone oxidoreductase subunit M: MMGNILTILIFFPVFAALVIFALWRSGKATMWAAFVASVIEFILTMPLMWNFDKSTAAMQFVEKYSWVKAWGISYYVGVDGISILMVFLTTLLTMISILASFKYIGKRQREFYLAMLILEAAIVGVFVALDFFLFYIFWEAMLIPMYLIIGVWGGQRRIYAAIKFFLYTLAGSVLMMLAIIALYFKHGQLTGEYTFDILKITAASAQYSVGFQTIVFLAFFLGFAIKVPMFPFHTWLPDAHVEAPTAGSVILAGVLLKMGTYGFLRFCLPITPVASVKFVPLIAALSVIAIIYGALVAMVQEDVKKLVAYSSVSHMGFVTLGIYALNQAGIEGGILQMFNHGIITGALFLLIGLIYERTHTRLIADYGGIAKYVPVYATIFAIFSFGSIGLPSMGGFIGEFLVLVGSFKSLSNYAIVAASGVIFAAVYMLWMYQRVFFQTPNSRWEGIEDVNVREFIYLFPLIILVFWTGLYPETFTSYMHESVRSLLEHVNTVNIALK; this comes from the coding sequence ATGATGGGCAATATTTTAACAATTCTGATTTTCTTCCCAGTGTTTGCGGCATTAGTTATATTTGCTCTCTGGAGAAGTGGAAAAGCGACAATGTGGGCAGCATTTGTAGCTAGTGTAATTGAGTTTATATTAACAATGCCATTGATGTGGAATTTCGATAAATCAACTGCAGCTATGCAGTTTGTAGAAAAATATAGCTGGGTCAAAGCATGGGGAATCAGTTACTATGTTGGTGTTGATGGCATCTCAATTCTCATGGTATTTTTAACTACATTACTAACTATGATCTCTATATTAGCATCATTTAAATATATTGGTAAAAGGCAGCGAGAGTTTTATTTAGCTATGTTAATATTAGAAGCTGCTATAGTTGGTGTTTTTGTAGCACTAGATTTCTTCCTATTTTACATTTTCTGGGAAGCGATGCTAATCCCAATGTATTTGATAATTGGTGTTTGGGGCGGTCAGAGAAGAATCTATGCTGCAATTAAATTTTTCCTTTATACATTAGCTGGTTCAGTATTAATGATGTTGGCAATTATAGCATTGTATTTCAAACATGGACAATTAACTGGTGAATACACATTTGATATCTTGAAAATTACAGCAGCAAGTGCGCAATATTCAGTAGGATTTCAGACTATAGTGTTCTTAGCATTCTTTTTAGGGTTTGCTATTAAAGTCCCAATGTTCCCATTCCATACATGGTTGCCAGATGCTCACGTTGAGGCGCCTACAGCAGGTTCAGTAATTCTTGCTGGTGTGCTTTTGAAAATGGGTACATATGGTTTTTTAAGATTCTGCTTGCCAATTACACCTGTGGCTTCTGTTAAATTTGTTCCATTAATAGCTGCATTATCAGTTATAGCAATAATATACGGTGCGTTAGTGGCTATGGTTCAAGAGGATGTGAAGAAGCTTGTAGCTTATTCATCTGTTAGCCATATGGGTTTTGTAACATTGGGGATTTATGCATTAAATCAGGCTGGTATAGAAGGTGGTATATTACAAATGTTTAACCATGGTATCATTACTGGTGCACTCTTTTTGTTAATCGGTTTGATTTATGAAAGAACACATACAAGATTGATTGCAGATTATGGTGGAATAGCTAAATATGTCCCTGTGTATGCAACAATATTTGCAATATTTTCATTTGGTTCTATAGGATTACCAAGCATGGGTGGATTTATTGGTGAGTTCTTGGTATTGGTAGGTTCATTTAAGTCTCTATCAAATTATGCAATAGTAGCTGCATCAGGAGTAATATTTGCTGCTGTTTATATGCTTTGGATGTACCAGAGGGTATTTTTCCAAACACCAAATAGCAGATGGGAAGGGATAGAGGATGTAAATGTTAGAGAGTTTATTTACTTATTCCCTCTCATTATTTTAGTATTCTGGACAGGTTTATATCCTGAAACATTTACATCATACATGCATGAAAGTGTAAGAAGCTTGTTAGAGCATGTAAATACAGTGAATATAGCGCTTAAGTAG
- a CDS encoding late competence development ComFB family protein yields MSKINIYDIDKIKNINEKRVWELLINFYEEHPEFCTCRDCVLDVAAITLNTIPPHYQVSDDISTAIKKISDEEILKVILEAAIRVSKYPHHI; encoded by the coding sequence ATGTCTAAAATCAACATTTATGATATTGATAAGATAAAAAATATTAATGAAAAACGAGTTTGGGAGTTACTAATAAATTTTTATGAAGAGCACCCTGAATTTTGTACATGTAGAGATTGTGTATTAGATGTTGCTGCTATCACTTTGAATACAATTCCTCCACATTATCAAGTGTCAGATGACATAAGTACAGCCATTAAAAAGATTAGTGATGAGGAAATACTTAAAGTAATCTTAGAAGCTGCAATTAGGGTATCAAAGTATCCACATCACATATAA
- a CDS encoding NADH-quinone oxidoreductase subunit N, producing MAQSIVSILPEILMTIFGLLLIVIDVLAAEDKKAGVGYFGIAFIILALLASIPPFNGFKIFGFNKMIVWDVYSYAFFLTFSFAYILSTLGSVDYLKERGINKGEYYIVMFFSVIGMMFMVSATDLTVFYLGLETMAISMYILAGYNKKDLLSNEAGIKYFIMGAFSSGIFLYGLTYVLGYTGSTKYHIIAEYIRTNGLSHYSIIFGLILMFAGFAFKISAVPFHMWAPDVYNGAPTPVAGFMTVAPKAAAFGGMIRFLMIAGMPASSKWQLFFAILAVLTMTYGNLVAIAQNNVKRMLAYSAISHAGYMLIGLVAANDYGYRAIALYTMIYAFMNIGAFTLLGVLKNKGIIDDERLESFAGLAKKHPLYSLAMLIFMFSLAGIPPLAGFIGKFYIFMAAIKAKIYWLAIIGVLNSAIACYYYMRVTVYMYFREAEYEVEANVRPAAFIATFIATIVVLLLTVFPSTFINIVKNMIV from the coding sequence ATGGCTCAGAGCATAGTTTCAATTTTACCAGAAATACTAATGACGATATTTGGGTTATTGCTTATAGTAATAGATGTATTGGCTGCTGAAGATAAGAAAGCTGGAGTTGGATATTTTGGGATTGCATTTATAATTTTAGCCTTATTAGCATCCATCCCTCCCTTTAATGGATTTAAGATATTTGGATTCAATAAAATGATAGTTTGGGATGTATATTCATATGCTTTTTTTCTGACTTTCTCATTTGCTTATATATTAAGTACTTTAGGATCAGTAGATTACCTTAAAGAGCGTGGCATTAACAAAGGTGAGTATTATATTGTAATGTTTTTTAGTGTAATTGGAATGATGTTTATGGTAAGCGCCACAGATCTTACTGTTTTCTATCTTGGATTAGAGACTATGGCAATTTCAATGTATATACTTGCTGGCTACAATAAAAAAGATTTACTATCCAATGAAGCAGGAATTAAGTACTTCATCATGGGTGCATTTTCATCAGGTATATTTTTATATGGTTTAACATATGTATTAGGTTATACTGGAAGTACAAAGTATCATATTATTGCAGAATATATTAGAACTAATGGGTTGTCTCACTATAGTATTATATTTGGTCTAATTTTGATGTTTGCTGGGTTTGCATTTAAAATATCTGCAGTACCATTTCATATGTGGGCACCAGACGTATATAACGGAGCACCTACACCTGTAGCAGGGTTTATGACTGTTGCTCCAAAAGCAGCAGCATTTGGTGGTATGATAAGATTTCTAATGATTGCTGGTATGCCAGCTAGTTCAAAGTGGCAGCTATTCTTTGCAATTCTAGCAGTTTTGACTATGACATATGGTAACTTAGTTGCTATTGCGCAGAATAATGTTAAAAGGATGCTTGCTTATTCTGCTATTTCTCATGCTGGATATATGTTGATAGGTTTAGTTGCTGCTAATGACTATGGTTATAGAGCAATAGCTCTATATACAATGATTTATGCTTTTATGAATATAGGGGCGTTTACATTACTTGGTGTGTTGAAGAATAAAGGTATTATAGATGATGAGAGATTAGAAAGTTTTGCTGGATTAGCTAAAAAGCATCCATTATATTCACTAGCAATGCTTATCTTTATGTTTTCATTAGCAGGTATTCCACCTTTGGCAGGATTTATTGGGAAGTTTTATATTTTTATGGCAGCAATTAAGGCAAAAATATACTGGCTTGCTATTATTGGTGTGTTAAACAGTGCTATAGCATGCTACTATTATATGAGAGTTACAGTTTATATGTACTTTAGAGAAGCAGAATATGAGGTTGAAGCTAATGTAAGACCTGCTGCTTTTATAGCAACATTTATAGCAACTATTGTTGTATTGTTGTTAACAGTTTTCCCAAGCACATTTATAAATATTGTTAAAAATATGATTGTTTAA
- a CDS encoding branched-chain amino acid transaminase, translating to MFEGGKYIWKDGKLLKWEDATTHVLTHTLHYGVGVFEGIRCYETDEGPAVFRLKEHVKRLLESAKIFLMNVNYTVEELSDAILETIKANELKSCYIRPIIYYGYKSLGLAVDNNYPVETVIAAWSWGAYLGEEGLQNGIRVKTSSFNRFHVNTIATRAKACGNYITSVLAKREALMSGYDEALFLDPDGYVAEGSGENVFIIKDNVISTPPVTSILKGITRDSVMKIAKDLGYEVVERRFTRDEMYIADEAFFTGTAAEVTPIRELDGRVIGAGKRGPITEKIQSMFFDIVKGKVENYKNWLTLVK from the coding sequence ATGTTTGAAGGTGGTAAGTATATCTGGAAAGATGGAAAATTATTGAAGTGGGAGGATGCCACAACACATGTATTGACTCACACTCTGCATTATGGAGTAGGCGTTTTTGAGGGGATAAGATGTTATGAAACAGATGAGGGACCAGCAGTATTTAGGCTAAAAGAACATGTTAAACGACTATTAGAGTCAGCGAAGATCTTTTTGATGAATGTGAATTATACCGTTGAAGAATTAAGTGATGCTATATTAGAGACTATTAAGGCAAATGAATTAAAGAGCTGTTATATAAGACCAATAATTTATTATGGTTACAAAAGTTTGGGGTTAGCAGTTGATAATAATTATCCTGTAGAAACAGTGATTGCTGCATGGAGTTGGGGTGCATATTTAGGAGAAGAAGGTTTGCAAAATGGTATAAGAGTAAAAACATCAAGCTTCAATAGATTTCATGTTAATACAATTGCAACAAGAGCTAAAGCATGTGGAAATTATATTACATCTGTTCTTGCAAAAAGAGAAGCACTGATGTCAGGTTATGATGAAGCTCTATTTTTAGATCCAGATGGGTATGTTGCAGAAGGTAGTGGAGAAAATGTTTTTATAATCAAAGATAATGTTATTAGCACCCCACCTGTTACATCTATTCTTAAAGGTATTACAAGGGATTCAGTAATGAAAATTGCTAAAGATTTGGGCTATGAAGTAGTTGAGAGACGATTTACAAGGGATGAAATGTACATTGCAGATGAAGCTTTTTTTACAGGAACAGCAGCTGAGGTAACACCTATAAGGGAGCTTGATGGGAGAGTAATTGGTGCTGGTAAAAGAGGACCAATTACTGAAAAGATACAAAGTATGTTTTTTGATATAGTAAAAGGTAAAGTTGAAAACTATAAGAACTGGTTAACACTGGTTAAATGA
- a CDS encoding NAD(P)H-dependent glycerol-3-phosphate dehydrogenase has protein sequence MQEVIAVIGGGSWGTALANLLTDNGHKVTLYVREYEVVESINKNSENSVFLKGIKLNDSLNCKQFDDFDGNCDKIVWVVPTQFTRDTIVKFGEKLIKKNIIVATKGIEIEYKKFVNEIFEEILGIDVSVISGPSFAKEVAKRMPTAVSIASKDINKAIEWQKIFSNKYFRCYAVDDVIGVEVCGSLKNVIAIATGISDGLGFGHNARAGIITRGLREITRLGLKVGGKLETFMGLSGVGDLVLTCTGDLSRNRTVGIKIGIGEKAEDILKDMKMVAEGVFTTKAVYELSKDIDVEMPITEEVYKIIYEGKEPIKSFYDIMERPLKVENI, from the coding sequence TTGCAAGAGGTTATTGCAGTAATAGGTGGAGGCAGTTGGGGGACAGCATTAGCAAATTTATTGACTGATAATGGGCATAAGGTAACATTATATGTACGAGAATATGAAGTTGTGGAATCAATAAATAAAAATTCTGAAAATAGTGTTTTTTTAAAAGGTATAAAGTTAAATGATAGTCTAAATTGTAAACAGTTTGATGACTTTGATGGGAATTGTGATAAAATTGTATGGGTTGTTCCTACTCAGTTTACGAGAGACACAATAGTCAAATTTGGTGAGAAGCTGATAAAAAAAAATATTATTGTAGCTACTAAAGGGATTGAAATAGAATATAAAAAATTTGTAAATGAAATATTTGAAGAAATATTAGGAATTGATGTTTCGGTGATTTCTGGGCCATCATTTGCCAAAGAAGTAGCTAAGAGGATGCCAACTGCTGTGAGTATTGCATCAAAAGATATAAATAAGGCCATAGAATGGCAAAAAATATTTTCAAATAAATATTTTAGATGTTATGCTGTTGATGATGTTATAGGAGTTGAAGTTTGTGGCTCTTTAAAAAATGTAATTGCAATTGCTACAGGGATATCAGATGGCTTAGGATTTGGTCATAATGCAAGAGCTGGTATTATTACTAGAGGCCTCAGGGAAATAACAAGATTGGGGCTTAAAGTGGGTGGGAAACTGGAAACATTTATGGGGCTGTCAGGTGTGGGTGATTTGGTTTTGACTTGCACTGGGGATTTGAGTAGGAATAGAACTGTGGGTATTAAAATAGGTATAGGGGAAAAAGCTGAAGATATTTTGAAAGATATGAAGATGGTAGCTGAGGGTGTTTTTACTACTAAAGCTGTTTATGAACTATCAAAAGATATAGATGTTGAAATGCCAATTACTGAAGAGGTATATAAAATTATTTATGAAGGTAAAGAACCGATTAAATCGTTTTATGATATAATGGAGAGACCACTCAAGGTAGAAAATATATAA